The Mesotoga sp. BH458_6_3_2_1 genome has a window encoding:
- a CDS encoding MBL fold metallo-hydrolase — protein MRVVFLGTAAYEGHPNVFCDCENCRKVMEAGSRNFRLTSAVHVDNDLLIDFGPNIMAGAHEAGVTLFNVKTLLITHSHSDHLYLPNFGYRMNRYNASYDRLPTLTILANSTVLSMISSSLYFDPDKTVLIEAEPYKEVVVNGCSIFPVPAVHKVKEGEQPYLFLLKKGGKSFFYATDTGPIDESSLKLLREFLDDPVDIVALDSTLGFMKEITFPYHHTAEQVITTMHKMREIGIIDGSSLLVAHHFSHYPNPPQRDLEEFYGRFGISVASDGLLLDI, from the coding sequence ATGAGAGTAGTATTTCTTGGAACAGCGGCATACGAGGGACATCCGAATGTGTTTTGTGACTGCGAGAACTGCAGAAAAGTTATGGAAGCCGGTAGTAGGAATTTCCGGCTCACTTCGGCCGTGCATGTCGATAACGATCTATTAATTGACTTCGGACCAAATATTATGGCCGGAGCTCATGAAGCCGGAGTCACACTTTTCAATGTGAAGACGCTGTTAATAACTCATTCCCATTCAGATCATCTCTATTTGCCAAACTTCGGTTACAGAATGAACAGATACAACGCTTCATATGATAGACTTCCCACATTAACTATTCTGGCGAATTCAACGGTTCTCTCAATGATTTCCAGTTCGCTATACTTCGACCCGGACAAGACAGTGCTAATAGAAGCAGAACCCTACAAGGAAGTCGTGGTAAATGGGTGCAGCATCTTCCCCGTACCCGCCGTTCACAAAGTGAAGGAGGGCGAGCAGCCCTATTTGTTCCTGCTCAAAAAAGGGGGCAAATCCTTTTTTTATGCTACCGACACAGGACCGATTGATGAATCTTCACTTAAGCTGTTGAGAGAATTTCTCGACGACCCGGTAGATATTGTCGCATTAGATTCGACTCTAGGATTTATGAAGGAGATTACCTTTCCTTACCATCACACCGCGGAACAGGTAATCACTACAATGCACAAAATGAGGGAGATAGGGATAATAGACGGCAGTAGTCTCTTAGTAGCTCATCATTTTTCTCACTATCCAAATCCACCGCAAAGAGATCTCGAAGAGTTTTACGGGCGATTCGGAATCTCTGTGGCAAGTGACGGTCTCTTGCTTGATATTTAG